The DNA window ACCGCCCATTCGACCCGCCATGCGCTGTCCTTTGAACACGCGCGACGGATAGCTGGACGCACCGATCGAACCCGGGGCACGCTGACGATCGGACTGACCGTGCGTCTGCTGACCGACACCACCGAAGTGATGACGCTTCACAACGCCCTGAAAGCCGCGACCTTTCGACGTGCTGACCACGTGAATGGTGTCGCCCTCGTGAAACACATCCGAGACATTCAAGACCGCACCCGGCTTCAGCTCCGAGCGCTTCGCGTCGTCGAACGAGCGGAACTCGCTGACATAACGGAGCGACGGAACACCCGCCTTTTCGAAGTGACCCGCGGTCGGCTTATTCACGTTGCGATCCGGCTTCTCTTCGAAGCCGAGCTGCACCGCATCATATCCGTCGGTGGTCTTTGTCTTGATTTGCGTAACGTAGTTCGGACCGAGCTGTACGACGGTCACGGGCACATATTCGCCCGCCTCGTCGAACACGCCTGTCATCCCTACTTTTTTTCCAAGCAATGCGCTCATATCGATCTTACGCAATAAACCCGGCCGGAGCCGGCTACACTCTTGTTAGTACTAATCGGTTATACCCTGAGGTTATACCTTGATCTCAACTTCAACGCCAGCCGGAAGCTCGAGCTTCATCAGTGCATCCACCGTACGGCTATTCGAGTTGAGAATATCAATCAAACGCTTGTGCGCGCGGAGCTCGAACTGCTCGCGGCTCTTCTTATCGACGTGCGGCGAACGATTCACCGTGTAGGTCGACTTACGTGTCGGAAGCGGGATCGGGCCCGAAACAACACATCCGGTCGGCTTCACCGTGCGAATGATCTTCTCCGCCGACTTATCGATCAGGTTATGATCGTAGGATTTCAGCTTGATTCGAATCTTTTGCATCGACTATTGTGCGCTTGACTGAGAAAGAACAGAAGAAGCGCACCCCGCAGGACGAAGTGCGCTTCTTACTATCATGTTACTTCGTGATCTTGTCAACGACACCCGAACCGACCGTACGACCGCCTTCGCGAATAGCGAAGCGCAAGCCTTCTTCCATAGCGATCGGGGTGATGAGCTCAACCGTGAGGTCGATGTTATCACCAGGCATGACCATGTCAACGCCCGAGGGCAACGTCGCAACGCCCGTCACGTCCGTCGTACGGAAGTAGAACTGCGGACGGTAGCCGTTGAAGAACGGCGTGTGGCGTCCACCTTCCTCCTTCGTGAGGACGTACACCTTTGCGCTGAAGTTCGTGTGCGGGGTGATCGAACCCGGCTTGGCGATAACCATACCGCGCTCGATTTCCGTCTTTTCAACGCCGCGAAGAAGAATACCGACGTTATCGCCAGCCATTGCATCTTCCATTTCCTTACGGAACATCTCGACGCCAGTGACGACCGACTTCTTCTGGTGACCGAGACCGACGAGTTCGACTTCGTCGCCGACCTTTACACGACCGCGCTCGACACGGCCCGTACCGACGGTACCACGACCGGTGATCGAGAACACGTCTTCGACGGACATCAGGAACGGCTTATCGACAGCGCGCTCCGGAGTCGGGATGTAGCTATCGACCGCATCCATCAACTCATAGATACACTTCAAACGCGGATCGTCCGTCGTTGCAGCCGGCTCGGAACCTGCGTTCAGCGCCTGCAGAGCGGAACCGCGGATGATCGGGGTATCGTCGCCCGGGAATTCGTACTTCGAGAGAAGCTCGCGAAGTTCGAGTTCGACAAGCTCGAGAAGCTCCGGATCGGCAATATCACACTTGTTCAAGAACACAACGATACGCGGCACACCGACCTGGCGAGCAAGAAGGATGTGCTCACGGGTCTGCGGCATCGGACCGTCTGTCGCAGCGCAGACGAGGATGGCGCCGTCCATCTGGGCAGCACCGGTGATCATGTTCTTCACATAGTCAGCGTGGCCTGGGCAGTCAACGTGCGCGTAGTGACGGTTATCGGTCTCGTACTCGACGTGTGCCGTGGCAATTGTGATACCACGAGCCTTTTCTTCCGGTGCGTTGTCGATCGAATCGAACGAACGAACCTGAATACCGGTCGTCTTCTTCGCAAGGGCCATCGTGATGGCAGCCGTCAATGTCGTCTTGCCATGATCGACGTGACCGATCGTGCCAATATTGACGTGCGGTTTAGTACGTTCAAATTTCTCTTTGGCCATGGTAGTCTCAGTTAAAGTATGATAGTTAAATCATTCACATCGAGGCAGGCCATACGTCTTCCCCGATGCGCAGTTGTTGGAAAACTTGTTCGATTCGTCGGCGAACGAGCCATACTGGCCGTTCTGGTGTCCGCTTGCCTAGCGTTCGGATTGTATTCTTGCGGCACATCTAAGCTGACTTGAATCGCTTATTGTTTGCCGACATACGCTTCCGGATAGCAGAGGCGAACGTGGTAGCTCTTTTTACGGAGCGAGGAGATAACGGGACATGAGTTCAAAGAGTTTCCGGGTATTCATAAATTTCCTTCGGCTTGCACAAAAATCTTCACGATCCCCCACCAGCGTGTCAAAATGTATCTTTTCGGAGCAATACGCACCACATTATTGTTGACCTCGCTCAACCAGTCAACTATGTTAGATATCAAGCTCATCCGGGAACAGCCCGAACTCGTACGCCTTGCCTGCGTGGCTAAGCATTGCGACGACGTTATCGACCAGATCCTCGAACTCGACGCAACACGCCGTGCAATGATCGGCCGTGTCGATGTTCTCAAAAACAAACGAAATACGGTTTCGGACGAAATCGCCCGCCTCAAGCGGAGTAAGGAGAACGCAGACGACGTCATCGCAGAAATGAAGGTCGTGAGCGATGAAATCACCGATATTGACATCCAGCTTCGGGAGGTCGATATTACCCTGTCGGCTCTGCTCGATACAATCCCGAACTTGACGCACGAGAGCGTCCCCTCTGGCAGCGATGCGTCGCAAAACGTCGAAGTGAAACGGTGGGCACCCAATACCAAAAGTCATCCGTACGAAAAGATATCCGGTCTGGACCACTTACAGGTCGCCGAAAAGTACGGCTTGTTTGATTTCGGACGAGGAGCGAAGATCACTGGCGCAGGCTTCCCTATCTATACGGGCCGGGGCGCTGCGCTCGAACGAGCGTTCATAAACTTCATGCTCAACGAGCATACACGAGCGCACGGATATACGGAAGTGCTTCCTCCGTTCTTCGTCAATGAAGCCTCGCTGCGTGGTACGGGCAACCTGCCGAAGTTTCGCGATCAGGCGTACTATATGAACGAGGATGAGCTCTTCGCCATCCCCACAGCAGAAGTACCGGTAACGAACATTTATCGCGACGAAGTACTCAAAGGTGACGATCTAACGATCAAATTCTGCGCCTATAGTGCGTGCTTCCGTCGCGAAGCAGGTTCGTATGGCAAAGACACCCGAGGCTTCCTACGAGTGCACGAATTCAATAAGGTCGAGCTTGTCAAGTTTGCAAAGCCCGAAGATAGCTACGCCGAGCATGAAGCATTGACAGCAGACGCCGAACGGATTCTCGAACTACTCGAAATCCCCTACCGCCGATTGTTGCTTTGCAACGGCGACACCAGCTTTAGCAGCGCGAAAACATACGACCTCGAAGTCTGGGCGCCCGTCGAGGGGAAATGGCTCGAGGCGTCGAGCTGCTCTAACTTTCAAGACTTTCAGGCTCGCCGCGCCAATATCCGATTCAAGCGCGATCCGAAATCGAAACCGGAATTTGTTCATACGCTAAACGGCAGTGGACTCGCCACGAGCCGTTTGATGGTGGCATTTCTCGAGAACCACCAGCAGCCCGATGGGTCGATCAGAATCCCGGAGGTAC is part of the Bacteroidota bacterium genome and encodes:
- the rpsJ gene encoding 30S ribosomal protein S10 — encoded protein: MQKIRIKLKSYDHNLIDKSAEKIIRTVKPTGCVVSGPIPLPTRKSTYTVNRSPHVDKKSREQFELRAHKRLIDILNSNSRTVDALMKLELPAGVEVEIKV
- the tuf gene encoding elongation factor Tu translates to MAKEKFERTKPHVNIGTIGHVDHGKTTLTAAITMALAKKTTGIQVRSFDSIDNAPEEKARGITIATAHVEYETDNRHYAHVDCPGHADYVKNMITGAAQMDGAILVCAATDGPMPQTREHILLARQVGVPRIVVFLNKCDIADPELLELVELELRELLSKYEFPGDDTPIIRGSALQALNAGSEPAATTDDPRLKCIYELMDAVDSYIPTPERAVDKPFLMSVEDVFSITGRGTVGTGRVERGRVKVGDEVELVGLGHQKKSVVTGVEMFRKEMEDAMAGDNVGILLRGVEKTEIERGMVIAKPGSITPHTNFSAKVYVLTKEEGGRHTPFFNGYRPQFYFRTTDVTGVATLPSGVDMVMPGDNIDLTVELITPIAMEEGLRFAIREGGRTVGSGVVDKITK
- the serS gene encoding serine--tRNA ligase, with the protein product MLDIKLIREQPELVRLACVAKHCDDVIDQILELDATRRAMIGRVDVLKNKRNTVSDEIARLKRSKENADDVIAEMKVVSDEITDIDIQLREVDITLSALLDTIPNLTHESVPSGSDASQNVEVKRWAPNTKSHPYEKISGLDHLQVAEKYGLFDFGRGAKITGAGFPIYTGRGAALERAFINFMLNEHTRAHGYTEVLPPFFVNEASLRGTGNLPKFRDQAYYMNEDELFAIPTAEVPVTNIYRDEVLKGDDLTIKFCAYSACFRREAGSYGKDTRGFLRVHEFNKVELVKFAKPEDSYAEHEALTADAERILELLEIPYRRLLLCNGDTSFSSAKTYDLEVWAPVEGKWLEASSCSNFQDFQARRANIRFKRDPKSKPEFVHTLNGSGLATSRLMVAFLENHQQPDGSIRIPEVLHPYLTFTTIE
- the rplC gene encoding 50S ribosomal protein L3, with the translated sequence MSALLGKKVGMTGVFDEAGEYVPVTVVQLGPNYVTQIKTKTTDGYDAVQLGFEEKPDRNVNKPTAGHFEKAGVPSLRYVSEFRSFDDAKRSELKPGAVLNVSDVFHEGDTIHVVSTSKGRGFQGVVKRHHFGGVGQQTHGQSDRQRAPGSIGASSYPSRVFKGQRMAGRMGGNQVTTRNLQILRIIPEQNLILVKGSFAGAKNQLVKVVKG